ggaaccgatctctgtagtctgtattGTAATGCCaagagaactccagaccccactttTAGCTGAGCTGAGTCAGGGACAGCCAGTGAGCTGTCTGGGGATGAAGCAATCCTGGCccacctctctttcccccttcattCTGCCACCTACAGTTGCTCACCACAAAGGTCCCTTGCATtcagactaacagattccctgtTTGGGCAAGGGCTagtcctgactagggttgccatcctccaggtactagctggagatctcctgctattacaactgatccccagccaatagagttcggttcacctggagatggcggccgctttggcaactggactctatggcattgaagtccctcccctctccaaaccctgccctcctcaagctccgccccaaaaacctcctgctggtggcaaagggtgacctggcaaccctagttggtgtagtggttaagagcggtggtttggagcggtggagtttgatctggagaaccgggttcaattcctcactcctccacatgagctgcggacgctaatatggtgaaccgggttggtttctccagtcctacacatgaagccagctgggtgacctttggctagtcacactctctcagccccgcctacctcacagggggtctgttgtggggaggggaagggaaggtgattgtcagccggtttgagtctcccttaagtagtagagaaagtcggcatataaaaaccagctcttcttcttctagtcctgACACAGAATATAATCATTCTTTTTTGggctttgctttcccccccacagatGTCCATCATCCTCTCGGGTCTTATCCACCTCTTCCGACCCCTGCTGTCCTCTCTCTCTGGGGCACTCGACTGCGAGGGTCTGGGCCCATGGTACTTCCTGCTGGGCCTCCGCATCGTAGCCATCTTCTTCTCCAACGGGCCCTGGGACAAGGCCAAGGAGGACGTGGTCTGCAACTGGATCCCGACCATGCAAGAGAAGTCCCTGACCTTCTGCACGGCCCTGTGCAACAACCGGCACTTCGCGATATCCGTTTCGGCCACCTGGGGGCTGGTGTTCCTCCTGAACCTCCTCTACGTGGGGCTCATGAGGCTCAGCAGCCCCgaggaaaaaaaagaggaaggaaaagaaaaagagaagggcGACAAGGACAAAGAGAAGGACAGAGGCTTAGCTGTCGTCGCAACTGCGCCCCATAGCGGTGTTGCTGACATATCTACGGTCTATAACGTTGGGCGCCGCGGTCTCACTAGAAATAACGGCTATGATAACGAGGACGATGATTACGATGACTTTCCTGACCATCCCAACCTTCCCTACCACCCCTACCAGCCCTACTATCCCTACCATCCCTACTGGGCCCATTGGCATCGGTCCCATATGGGTCGCATGGGCGAGGGGTACGGACCCATTGTACCCTTCGGTCCATATGGAGCCGGAGGATATGGCGGCGGAGAATACGGCGTGCCTGGCGCTGAAGGGTATGGCATGCCTGGTGCTGGAGGATATAGCACGCCTGGCAGCGAAGGGTACAGCATGTCCACTGAAGGAGGGCCTGGCAGGCCTGCCGAAGGAGGATATGGCACGTCCGCCGAAGGAGGATTTCGCGCGTCTGTCGAAGAATTGTTCAGCGTGCCTCCCGAAGAAGGGCATGTTATGCCTGACGATGAAGGACGTAGTGTGCCTGCTGTTGAAACGTGTGGTGTCTCTGCAAACGGGGGGTATGGTGTGCCTGCCAATGGAGGATACGGTGTGCCCATTCACCCTGGGCACCCTGGCAAAACCAAAATGCCTGCCCACTGCTATAACACGGCTCAGCGCAAAATGGGTGTCGGCCCCGTGGCCACCCATCAGCGTGACACGTCTCCCCGTCATGGCCGCATCAAGCAAACGAAAGCCGCCTCCCGTTGCAATGAGACGGAGCAGTACAAAGTGCCCGCCAAGAGCGTCCCTCTTCCCATGAACAGCTCACCTTACAGAAACAAATACAAGATGGCGACCAAATGCCGGCCTGTAATTGAAGGCAATGTGGACTGCAAAGAAAATATGGCGCTCAAACGCAGGCAGGTTCACAGGAATAACGTGCCCAACAAAAGCCAGCCGGGCTTTGGAAACCAGGCCAAGGATTCCAGCATGGGTGCTCAGAGCAGGCCCATTGGTGGGCAGAGAATGACACCTGGACCAGGCATGCCTACCGGACCTCCCTTCTGCTGCCATAACACAGGCTGCCCATGTGCTGAAAACACCTCATGCCATTCAGCTACCCAGGGTGAGCCCTGCCGCCAACCCTGTTGCGGTGCCCAATCCTCCCCCACCAACCCTAGCAACTCTGGTCCTGGGTCACAGGAAAAAGCCAAGAAGACCATTACTAACCTCTGTGGCGTACCCTTCTTTGACATATGGGTTGGGTTACTCCTAGGCACCGAGATCGCTTTCCTCTGCGTTATCCTCGTCCTCCAGATGCCCAGTCTCCTGGGTCAGTCGTGGGTCTGTACCCCAGGAGCTTCCAGCTGCCCCCCATCTGTCCAATGCGTCGTGAAAGGGAGAGCAGAGAAACGGGTCGCCCTTTGGGGCCTGGTTCTCACTTGCTGCCTTTTCATCGTGGCTTGCAGCGGCTACTTTTACCTGAGGACGTGCTGGAACAAAGGGTGCCGTAAATGTTGTGGCGGGGATGTCGGGGAAAACCGGGGGGAAGCAAATACTGAGCCGGAAGGACGGGtgatgagaggggatgtagaagGTGGTGGTAGGCCGACGGGGGGAGGACAGGGGTGAGGGTAGACCACAGGAACGGAGAAGGCTTAGTTCCCACTGAGAGGCAAACTTGCATGAGGGCTGTACCTTTTCTGATTTAGTGGGGTGGccgcagtctgaagtggtacagtcatTACAACTTTACTACCTCTCTGACAACTAATAGATGCAAGAAGGTAGATGCAACTAACAGATGCAGGGAGCAgtagagaggaaggaaggggatcCAGGAAATTGGAAGCCGGTGAGTTGTGAAGACATGTCTAGCAGGCGTCCGAAGGCAattcttatttattaatttattacaatatttacaGCCctcctttcctcgtggttcaaggtagCTTACTATAACAGTGAAAACATTTTCAatttaaaaccccaaaatcaaattGTCCActccaaatctctccccctcccgccggaaaagatgcctgccaattaaactccctcaaaagccctgggaaacaggcaggccttgcagcgcctccagaagatctccaaggaggggacccacctcacctcttcagggagcccattccacagagcaggggccacaattagggttgccaacctccaggtactagctggagatctcctgctattacaactgaactccagccgttagagatcagttcacctggagaaaatggctgctttggcaattggactctatggcattgaagtccctcccctccacaaaccccgccctccccaggctccaccccaaaaacctcctgtcggtgacgaagagggacctggcaaccctagaccagggtgccattttcctgacctgaaactgcCCCAAGGAGCCTGCATTTGTGAAACGTGTTTGTTGCCAGAGGCAAGAAGATGGTTACATATTTCTTCAGAGTATTCACTCAGGGGCCATGCGTGCTGGCCAAGCAAACCTCAGTCTACACCCAGGAAGCCCAGACTCTGCACTCAATAAATCACATTACGCAAATGCATATCTATTTCCTCATTTGCATAGTGTATTTGATTACCTTAAATATAGACCTTCAAACACATGGAGGAGTTTGGCGAGGATTGAGGTGGAagggcaaggaaggaaggaaggaaggaaggaaggaagagaagagcGTGGAGTCTGGAATTTGTGGTCCCTTAAGTGTGCACATACCTTGGAGTTCATTCACTGACCACTATCAATCTTACTCTGTTCATCTCTTCACCAAAAACTGACCGCATTCTTCAAGCCACTATCtcaagggctagaaacttgattttaaaagaaaaagtaagCTTGGGATTTCAGGAACAAACTGCATGTTCCACAGGTGGCGCATAGGTCACCCATTCAGCCACTTGGGGACAGGTAATACCTGACCCCAATTTCCCATTCCCAAGGAAcaggagtagaagaagaaaaaacgacCTCCACATAGTGACACTAGGAATTCCCTCAAgtttctatggtaaagaccacaaagactaggggaggcagcctagagcttcaacctggaagtaacatcacatcatcccccccaaactctaccctccctagGCATTTGccgaggcagtgttgggaactctTTTTGAGAGTGGGTTCCCCAACCTGATGTTCAATTAGTCAGCCACACCTCGGCTGTGAGTTCCCTGCTGGAAACTCATGGGGGACTGAGCCATAACCTGTGGAACATCATTATGCTTGACCCTTAGGGTGCTTGACCCTTAGGTTACCAGATTCGGCAGTAGATACTAGATTTTGTACAGCTCTTGCCTTGGATACTGAAGACTGAGTATCAGACTCCTTACAAACTCCAGAGCCAAAGTGATCCTGTCTGCTGTTGTCCCACCATCAGTattgctctagagcaggggtgtcaaactcaattgttatgagggctggatatttcataaatgtcacttggtcgggccgaatcatgcctcgccagcccagactgagagtgggggggggggggctgcctcggttggcttgcaggccggataagagctctcaaggggccggatccggcccatgggccttatgtttgtcaCACCTGCTCTAGAGAGCTCTTCCTTTAAGTTTTTAGCCATTCTTGGAGACAAAGGGCTggaaatgtatttgttttattttcagaactaaaaaattaaatgttattttcttgcatttttttttttaacaaacagcTCATACTTGTTGAGCTAGTGTAGAGACCAGGCAACCTTGCTTACTGGGAGGAAGAACCCCAGAATTCTTTCATTTAGGGCTTCACTAAGTGAAATACAGAAATTTCATCACTGGGTCTCCTGAGATCTTCACATTACTCCAAAAGCTGTTTCTGGGGAATTTGAACATGTGATTTGGATTCAAGCCATGGTGTGAGAGTTGGAGGGAGGTTCTCTCCTGGGTTTTTTTAACCATCTTGGGGAGGATTCCGTTGATTGTTCCTGACCAAGTGGCTTGAAGGTGTTTAGATAGGTTAACCACCTAGGCTTGCCACCTGTCCCTTATTTCAAGGAACTGTCCTGTACTTAGCAGCAATGGAAACactcaagaaaaagaagaaacgtGCTGTAACTCTGATACAAAGACAGTATTTTCTAATAAAATGTTGGTAATACTCTAGCATGTATAAAGAGTCGTTTTTCTTATGGCCGCACAATGGATTCCCTTGTTTGGAGCTCTTCACCTGAAATCCCTGACCTAATCCCTCCCCTGCCGCAGTGCATTGTAGCCCCGATCCAAATCAGGGCCTCCTGCCCGCTACTTTTTAAGAAAACAGAAGATATCAGGAAGCCCCGATCCTGGCTATCCCGCATCTCATCTAGTTACACCCTCTGGCTTCCTGTTCCAGCATCTGACCTTCTTCTATACATCCACACCCTATAGCAGCCTCTTCTCTGAAGGGCCTAGGAATCCTGGCAGACAATTTCTCTAAGCTGATTCTCTATAGCATAAACACAATAAGATCATACCAAGAATTTCTAGTGCCCTAAATGCCATTTTTATttcctctagggttgctatgTAAATATTTTAGGCCTTGGTGTCATTGCCTGGAAGCACGGGAGATTTGTCTGCCTTACAAATTTGCCTcatttggggatagggttgccaggtccctctttgccaccggcaggaggtttttggggtggagcctgaggagggcggggtttcgggaggggaggggcttcagtgccctagagtccaattgccaaagcagccgttttctccaggggaactgatctctatcagctggagatcagttgaaacagcagatctccagctagtacctggaggttggcaaccctatttgggggggCAGGCTGGCAAACGAAGGAAGTGTGGCTGAGGGCAGATTAATTACATGACAAGGAAAATTCAGTCCTCCCTTTCACATGTGAtatagggggaggggctgtggcttagtggtagagcatctgcttggcatgctgaaggtcccaggttcaatccccggcatctccagttaaagcactggttcccaaccaggggtccatggacccccaggggtccgcaagaactaaattaaggtccgcgaaacaaagttataaacccataataaattaatattttcaattaaaagttctctactgtaaaaatatattcaaatattattctaagtttaatgtttaactaacagttatgattaaagtttattttcaaattctctgaatttttattttgaaccttggggtccctgcaccgaacaaaaacatcctagtggtccctggtcaaataATGGCTGGgaacccctgagttaaagggaccaggcaagtaggtgatgtgaaagacctctgcctgagaccctggagagagctgctgccagtctgagcagacaatactgactttgatggacccagggtctggttcagtagaaggcagctttatttgTTCAGGTGTTCATCTCCAGTGACTCAGATGGCACCAGAGCGCCACCTGGTGACTAATAATCCCTGCTTTAGCCAATTGGTCATGTCACTTTTAGACTTTGAGGGCAGAACAACAGATTGCTTCTAGCTCCATGATTCTTTTAaaagatttccttccttccttcattgtaCAGCTGCCGAGGCATCAATCTGAAGTCCAAAAGTAGcgtggggaaggaggggaacaTCTCAACCTTTCGCCTCACACTTTTGTCTTGATAAAATAGCCTTCCCTACGCAGGGAGGCTCCCTCTTCTCTGCCCACTGACTCTTGGTGGAGTGACGTTGGGAAAATtggcacacacaaaataaaattgGCATTGTGTCAACGGCCTGATGTTACTTCCACCAAACAACTTGGAAGGTACGTCGCCTCACTGatgccccaaactctatggtttcccctgtcccctttttaatGCAGCCATGATATTGACTTAAGCATGCATgaaaaaaacagaaagaggaagttGCTGTGACGTCACTGATGACTCCACTGATGACGACAGCAgtctcccttgaaaatcctgattatttaagccACATGCGGAATAAACCGAATCCACAACTGTGAATATGCAGAGGGAGGGGAGACGTGTGGAAGAAACGTGCCCCCAAATCCAATGCctgtggatcaactgccaagaaaatcaggagtaagtcaagaGTGCGGAAAAGGCcactgatacatagggttgccaacctccatggggtggctggagatctcccgctattacaactgatctccaggcgacagaaatcagttcccctggagaaaatggctgctttggcaattggactcggtggcattgaagtccctcccctccccaaaccctgccttccttaggctccacccccaaaatctgcaggtatttcccagcccaggactggcaaccctactgatgcagcATGGGAATGGTGGGTGGGGCAGGACAGGATTCTTTTGAGTAAAGGGAACGGGCATGCTAGGAGACCTTATCAGCAGATTTCAGCCTTGCTGTTTACTGGACTTAtaggtagcccaggctagctcgatctcagtagctaagcaggggcGACCCTGATTAGTAGATGAatgagagaccactaaggaagtctagggttgctactcagaggaaggcaatggcaaaccaccgtttgtctcttgccttgaaaaccctgtgagatCGCAGTAAGATGGCTGCGACTTGAAtacagtttccaccaccaccatttactggactaaaaaattaaaacaaattaaacatttttattaGTTATTCTTTCATTCTAGACATGCACACAAATAATAAATCTCTGCAAATAGCAatgataataaaaaaataaaatccaaagggAACTAAATCACAACAAAAGACTCTGTAAATGGGATAGAGAAGCTTGATAGAGGAGAAAGATATACTGGAAAAAGACACGCTGGTCCTTGGGAGTTAGTTCCCATTCGTCACAAGGGGGCTAGTGCAGGACATTACCATGAAGATACACCTTCACTGCAAACACTAAACTGCAAAAATTAAACCGGAAGCTCCCTATCCCCTTCATAAATCTGCAGTAAAACTCTGGAGAAAGTTATAAAAGTCAATTTGGCCAAAATATACAGCTTAGACAGACATTCCCTTAGGGCATCTTCCCCAAACCACACTGTTCTTTTGCATTCATTAACAGGAAATGATCACTCGCTCAGATTCTGAgtgactctttctctctcttgtatACAGACTCTTTCTCTCGTATATATTAGAATCCCTAACCCACAGATATGCACATACGAAGGGGCCTTATCTTGAGAAAAAACATTGGTCCACCCAGTTCAGAAGTCAGTGACATCAgatctcctgggtctcaggcagagaaatatCTTTCCCAGCCCCAGCTACCCagagatctttttaaaaacttgctgaCGCCAGGGACTGAATTGGTGCCCTTCCGCATGCAAAACATATGCGCTACTCTAACCCTCCCCAACAcagatgaaaaataataaaatctcCGCTGAGAATAAACAGTGTAGTGATAGAATTTGTACTTTACAGACATCCCCTTATGTTGAACGGTGTTAGGGAAGCGGTCGTTGCCCTAAGATCACATGAACTTAGTTCTAGAGAGAAGCTTCTTGGCCGCTGTACCAGATGTTTTCGTTCAGGGGCAGGCAAGCTTTTTTCTTTTGGCCCGAGTGCTGGTGGCTTTGGCAGGTGTGGGAGACGATATCGGCAGAAGCTTTGCCTGCTGCCTTCTCCTGCACAGGGGCCGGTTCCTTGGACGCTTGGGCAGAATCTTGGCCTTGAATGCCAAGCAAAGTGGTCTGGTATGTGCGGCTGTCAGCACCCATGCCAGGAGTTTCCTCCCCGTTCTAGTCGCTGTTGATCATGATGTTTTTTCTAAGCCATTCTTCATTCCGGTAGCCTTTATCAGTGGACTCAGGTTTATTACAAACAGGAAAAAGGATGTGGTCAGAAATTTCCGgtggatctttctttctttctttctttctttctttctttctttctttctttctttctttctttctttctttctttctttctttctttctttctttctttctttctctctctctctctctctctctctctctctctctctctctctctctctctctctcacctccACAATGGTCTGAAGAAGGGGAGGCGAGAGACTGCAGTAAAATGAGGATCAGGAGTGTCTTAAATCTAGTGGAAGAAATGTAGGCAGCAGAAGCATTCGCTGGTGGGAGGAGCCTCGGAAGTGGGTGTGTCCTATTCTGGTTGCGCAGGAGGAGTCTGCTCCTGGTTGGCTGGTGGTGGAGGGAACTCCGTCTCTTGAGAGCATCGCGCGGCGGGCTCGGGAAGTTTACCGTTTGATTCCCCAGACCCTTCCAGACCGGAGACCTTGCTAGCACCCCCATCGATCAGAGGCCGGGCCTCTTCTCCGTCGCCGGTCTCTTTCTTGTCGACTTCTTCCATGGCTACGGAAGGCACCCTGGACTGACGCTTGCCAAAGAAAGTGGTGAGGGTGGCACGTCTTGTCGCCCCTTCCCCTGCGGTCAGCGCCCCTTGCTCTAGCTCTTTATCCAACCCGGCATCATCCAGGAGGTCCGCTTGCCCTGCCCACCCTGCCGTCTTGAAGCTGGTCGAACCCGAGTGGCGCCGCCGCCAGCAGAACAGGATGGCAACTAGGAAAACCAGGAGCAACAGAATACTGAGGACTATGGCCACCGTTACTCCTCTGGAGACTTTTGAAGGGCTTGGGGTCACGTTAGTATAATTACTGGTAGGCTTCGCAGTTCCTGCTCCGGATCCCTTCAAAGGGCTGTCTGTCACCCCAATATCAGCTTCTGATGCTTTAATGGTGGATGCCCCAATTGTGGACTGGGTTTCAGGCCTCCTGCTGCCGGTATCACGTGCTGTGGGGTCATCCTGCCCTGGTGTACTCGTTTCTTGTTCTCCCTTCCTACTTCTTGGTAGGAGGTAGGTGCTCCTAACAGTTGCTTCTGTTGTGTTAGAGGACGTCGACTCTCCAACAGCTGTTGGGGATTTTCCAACTGCTTTGGTTTTTTCCGTTTCAGTTAAGGTACTTGCAACTGCTGTGGTTGTTTCTGGATCGGTGGAGGTATAGACGTCTGTGGTATTGTCAGCCAGTTTGGTCTGTTTGGCTGTTGCCGTTTCCTTTCGTTCTGGGATGGTGACTGGTTCCAAATGCTTAGATGTAGAGTGCTGTTCAAGAGCCAGTGTACTTATTGACTTTTTCTCGTTGTTGCTGGATGTGGCGACCAACACTTTGGAAACAGGGGGTGCCTTCGAAGGGACAGCACTCCCTGTGTCC
This genomic window from Euleptes europaea isolate rEulEur1 chromosome 18, rEulEur1.hap1, whole genome shotgun sequence contains:
- the SPN gene encoding leukosialin — its product is MKTSSSPLWQIPGYSMFFGFLVIFASGSLGQEPSPQPTKETNISESSTVLGSISVMSTSVPFPSTEVPNTTMTTKDTGSDVSLKAPPVSKVLVATSSNNEKKSISTLALEQHSTSKHLEPVTIPERKETATAKQTKLADNTTDVYTSTDPETTTAVASTLTETEKTKAVGKSPTAVGESTSSNTTEATVRSTYLLPRSRKGEQETSTPGQDDPTARDTGSRRPETQSTIGASTIKASEADIGVTDSPLKGSGAGTAKPTSNYTNVTPSPSKVSRGVTVAIVLSILLLLVFLVAILFCWRRRHSGSTSFKTAGWAGQADLLDDAGLDKELEQGALTAGEGATRRATLTTFFGKRQSRVPSVAMEEVDKKETGDGEEARPLIDGGASKVSGLEGSGESNGKLPEPAARCSQETEFPPPPANQEQTPPAQPE